GGGGCGTCCCAGCCGCCCAAGAACATGAGCACGGCCAGAATTGAGATCAGCCACATGCTGGCGTATTCGGCCAGGAAGAAGATGGCAAAGCGCATACCCGAGTACTCGACCATGTGGCCGGCGACGATCTCGGCCTCGCCCTCGACCACGTCGAAGGGGTGCCGGTTGGTCTCGGCCACACCCGAGATCAGGAACACGATGAAAATCGGCAGCAGCGGCAACCAGTTCCAAGACAGGAAGTTGAGCCCCATGTCGGCAAACATGCCCGCTTGCTGCGAGGCCACGATCACGCCCAGCTGCAGGCTGCCGGCGGTCATCACCACCACCAGGAAGCAAAAACCGATGGCGATCTCGTAGCTGACCATCTGCGCCGAGGCGCGCAGCGCGCCCAAGAAGGCGTATTTGGAATTGGCGGCCCAGCCGGCGATGATCACGCCGTAAACCTCGATCGAGGTGATGGCCAGCAGCAGCAGCAAACCGGCGTTGACGTTGGCCAGCACCGCTTCGGGGCCGAACGGGATCACCGCCCATGCCGCCAGCGCCGGCATGATGGCCAGCATCGGGGCGATCCAAAACAGCCCCGGGCTGGCGGCGGTGGGTGTGATCAGCTCTTTGGTGAGCAGCTTGAAGGCGTCGGCGATGGGCTGCAACAAGCCCTGCGGCCCAACGCGGTTCGGGCCCAGCCGCACCTGCATGAAGCCGATCAGGCGCCGCTCCCACAGCGTCAGGTAGGCCACGGCAGCCATCAGCGGTGCCACGATGACCATGATCTTGATCAGGGCCCAGATCACCGGCCAAGCCGCCTGTTGCCACCAAGCGGCTGCGACCAGATTCAGGCCGCCGTAGTAGAGGGCGTCGATCATGCGCGGTCTCCGGTCTGGTTGGCACGGGCGGCAGCCAAGGCTGCGCGCGCGTCGGCGGTGTGCTGCAGCGCCGGCGAGCGGCGCACGAGGGCATCGAGTTGGTAGATCGAGGCCACGCAGGGCGTGGCGCTGCCCAGCGTGAGGTCGATGGCGGCTTGGCTGCGGTTGTCGAGCCGCGCGGCGGGCACAAACTGGCCGCTGGCCACGCCGGGCAGCGCTTGCGCCAGCACGGCTTGCGAGCTTTCGGCCTCAAAACCCGGCAGGCCGAGCAGTTGGCCCAGCACGCGCAGCACCTTCCAAGCCGGGCGCGCTTCGCCCAGCGGCCGCACCACAGCGTGGAAGCTCTGCAAGCGCCCTTCGGCATTGACGTAGCTGCCCGAGGTCTCGCTGAACGGGGCGATGGGCAGCAGCACGTCGCAGTGCTCGAGGTTGGCTTTGAAGGGACTCAAGGACACGACCATCTGCGCCTGCGCCAGCCCTTTGCCGCAGACGGCGGTGTCGAGCCCGACTTCGGCGTTGAGCAACAGCACCGCCTTGGCGGCACCGCTCAAAATCTGCGTGGCGTTGAGGCCACCGGCACCGGGCAGCGCCTGCACCAGCTGCGCGCCCACGGTGTTGGCGGCCTCGGTCAGGTAGCCCCAGTGCGCGCCGGTGCGCTCTGCGATCCACTGCGCCAGCGCCAGCAGGCTGGGGGCTTGCTCGTGGTGCGCGGCGGCGTTGCCCAGCAGCAGCGCCTTGCGCTCGCCGCCCAACAGCGAGGCGGCGATGGCGCGTGCGGCGGCGCTCACCGGCTCGGAGCTTGCGCATGGCGCTTCGATGCCCTGCGCCTGCGCCACGGCAGCGGCGATGCCCGCCAGTTCGAGCGCCCAGCGGCCGGGTTCGGCCTGCAATGTGTGCGCAAGCGGCAGCGCCCAGTCGGGGGCTTCGGCCACCAAGGCGCTCACTTGGGCGCCACGGCGCTGGGCTTGGCGGATGCGCTGCGCGAACAGCGGGTGGTCTTTGCGCAGGTTCGAACCCACCACCAGCACGCGCTCGAGCGTGGACAGCTCGGCGATCGGCAGCCCCAGCCAGCGCGCCTCGCCCGCTGGGGCGGCGTGGTCGTAGCAGGCGGCGCGCAAGCGCGTGTCGATGCTGCTGCTGCCCAGGCCGCGCAGCAGGCTGGTGGCCAAGTGCAGCTCTTCCACCGTGCAGTGCGGGCTGGCGACGGCGGCCAGGGCGGCGGCGCCGTGATCGGCCTTGATCTGCTGCAAGCCGTTGGCCACGTATTCGAGTGCGGTCTGCCAATCGACCGTGCGCCACTGGCCGCCCTGCTTGAGCATGGGTTCGGTCAGGCGCTCGTCGCTGTTGAGGGCTTCGTAGCTGAAGCGGTCACGGTCGGCGAGCCAGCATTCGTTGACGGCTTCGTTCTCGAAGGGCACGACGCGCAGCACGCGGTGGTTTTTGACCTGCACGATCAGGTTGGCGCCGGTGGAGTCGTGCGGGCTGATGCTCTTGCGCCGCGACAGCTCCCAGGTGCGCGCCTGGTAGCGGAAAGGTTTGCTGGTGAGCGCGCCCACCGGGCAGATGTCGATCATGTTGCCCGAGAGCTCGGAATCCACCGTCTGGCCAACGAAGGTTTCGATCTCGGCGTGCTCGCCGCGGTGGCTCATGCCGAGCTCCATCTGGCCCGCGATCTCTTGCCCAAAGCGCACGCAGCGGGTGCAGTGGATGCAGCGGCTCATCTCCTCCATGGAAATCAGCGGCCCGACTTCTTTGTGATGCACCACGCGCTTTTCTTCTTGGTAGCGCGACTTGCCGGCACCGTAGCCCACGGCGAGGTCTTGCAGCTGGCACTCGCCGCCTTGGTCGCAGATCGGGCAATCCAGCGGGTGGTTGATGAGCAAAAACTCCATCACCGACTGCTGCGCCTTGATCGCCTTCTCGCTCTGGGTGCGCACGATCATCCCCTGCGTCACCGGAGTGGCGCAAGCTGGCATGGGCTTGGGTGCTTTTTCCACTTCCACCAAGCACATGCGGCAGTTGGCCGCAATCGAGAGCTTTTTGTGGTAGCAAAAATGCGGGATGGTTTGGCCCACCTTCTCTGCCGCATGCATGATCATGCTGCCCGGAGGAACCTGCACCTTTTTGCCGTCGAGTTCGATTTCTAACATAGCGCTTTGCTTCTCAAACGGTGGCCGCAACCAAGCTGGTTTTGTGTTCGATGTAGTGCTCAAACTCGTGCCGGTAGTGCTTGAGCATGGCGCGCACCGGCATCGCGGCCGCGTCACCGAGGGCGCAGATGGTGCGGCCCATGATGTTTTCGGCCACGTTGTCGAGCAGCGCGAGGTCTTCGGGCCGGCCCTGGCCGTTCACGATGCGGTCCACGATCCGATACAGCCAGCCCGTCCCTTCGCGGCACGGGGTGCACTGGCCGCAGGACTCGTGCATGTAAAAATAACTCAGGCGGTGCAGTGCCTTGACCATGCAGCGGCTGTCGTCGAGCACGATCACCGCGCCCGAACCCAGCATGGAGCCGGCCTTGCTGATCGAGTCGTAGTCGAGCGTGCAGCACATCATCGATTCGGCGGGCAACACGGGCGAAGAGGAACCGCCCGGGATCACGGCCTTGAGCCGGCGCCCCTTGCGCACGCCGCCGCAGAGCTCGAGCAGGGTAGAAAACGGGGTGCACATCGGCACCTCGTAGTTACCGGGGTGCTCGACGTCGCCGCTGACCGAAAAAATCTTGGTGCCGCCGTTGTTGGGGCGGCCGCAGTCGAGGTAGGCCTTGCCGCCGTGGCGGATGAGCCAAGGCACGGCGGCAAAGGTTTCGGTGTTGTTGATGGTGGTCGGCTTGCCGTAGAGGCCAAAACTGGCCGGGAACGGTGGCTTGAAGCGTGGCTGGCCCTTTTTGCCTTCGAGCGATTCGAGCAGCGCCGTTTCTTCGCCGCAGATGTAGGCGCCAAAGCCATGGTGCGCGTGCAGCTGGAAGCTGAAATTGGTGCCCAAAATGCGCTCGCCCAAGTAACCGGCGGCGCGCGCCTGTTCGAGCGCGGCCTCGAAGCGCTCATAGACTTGGAAGATCTCGCCGTGGATGTAGTTGTAGCCCACCGTGGTGCCCATGGCGTAGGCGGCAATGGCCATGCCCTCGATCACGATGTGCGGGTTGTACATCAGGATGTCGCGGTCTTTGCAGGTGCCGGGCTCGCCCTCGTCGGAGTTGCACACGAGGTATTTTTGGCCCGGAAACTGGCGCGGCATGAAGCTCCACTTCAGACCGGTCGGGAAGCCCGCACCGCCGCGGCCGCGCAAGGCCGATTCTTTGACGTGGGCGATCACCTCTTCGGGCGTGAGGCCGGGGCCGCCGTCGCGCCCCAAGATCTGGCGCAGCGCCGCATATCCGCCGCGCGCCTCGTAGTCAGCCAAGCCCCAGTTGCTGCCGTCTAGGCCGGCGTACATCTGCGGGCTGATGTGGCGGCCGTGAAAGCAGGTTTCGATGCCGCGCGACTGGAACTGCTCCAGCACTTGATTGACGTTCATGCCTCTTCCTTTGCAGCACGCAGGCCGTCGATGAGCTGGTCGAGCTTGTCGGCGCTCATGAAGCTGCACATGTGGCGGTCGTTGACCAGCAGCACCGGGGCGTCGGCGCAGGCGCCTAGGCATTCAGACTGCTGCAAGGTGAACAGGCCGTCGGGCGTGGTCTGGCCCATCTGGATGCCCAGCCGGCGCTCGAGGTGCTGCAGCGTCTGCACGCCGTCGCGCAGCGCACACGGCAGGTTGGTGCAGACGTTGAGCTTGAACTTGCCCAGCGGCTGCTGGTTGTACATGTTGTAGAAGGTAGTGACTTCGTGCACCGCCATGACCGGCATACCGAGGTAGTCGGCCACGCCCTCCTCGGCCGCTGGGCTGACCCAGCCTTGTTCTTGCTGTACGATGGCCAAACAAGCCATGACCGCCGACTGCTTTTGCTCGGCGGGGTACTTGGCCACTTCGCGCGCAAAGCGCGCCAGCGTGGCGTCAGCAAAGGCCATGGGCGCCACCGGGGCGCTGGGTTTGATGGGGCTGGGGCTGCTCATCGGTCTATCTCTCCAAACACGATGTCCATGGTGCCGATGATCGCCACGGCGTCGGCCAGCATGTGGCCACGCGCCATCTCGTCGAGGGCGGCCAAATGCGGGAAACCGGGCGCGCGGATTTTGAGCCGGTAAGGCTTGTTGGCGCCGTCGCTCACCAAGTAGATGCCGAACTCGCCCTTGGGGTGTTCGACTGCGGCGTAGGCCTCGCCCTCGGGCACGTGGAAGCCTTCGGTAAAGAGCTTGAAGTGGTGGATCAGCTCCTCCATGCTCGACTTCATGGCTTCGCGTGCCGGCGGCGCCACCTTGTGGTTGCTGGTGATCACCGGGCCGGGGTTGGCGCGCAGCCAAGCCACGCACTGCTGGATGATGCGGTTGGACTGCTTCATCTCCTCCATGCGCACCAGGTAGCGGTCGTAGGTGTCGCCGGTCTTGCCCACGGGCACGTCGAAATCGACTTGGGCGTAGGCGTCGTAGGGCTGCTTTTTGCGCAAGTCCCAAGCGATGCCGCTGCCGCGCAGCATCGGGCCGGTCAGGCCCATGTTGAGCGCGCGCTCGGGGGTGATGACGCCGATGCCCACGGTGCGCTGCTTCCAGATGCGGTTATCGGTCAGCAGGGTGTGGTATTCGCTGAGGTAGTTCGGGAAGCGCTGCGTGAAGTCTTCGATGAAATCGAGCAGCGAGCCCTTGCGGTTGCGGTTGAGCTTGTCGATGCCGCTGGTGTTGCGCACCTTGTTCTCGGTGTGCTGAGGCATGGTGTCGGGCAGGTCGCGATAGACGCCGCCGGGGCGGAAGTAGGCCGCGTGCATGCGCGCGCCCGAGACCGCTTCGTACATATCGAACAGGTCTTCGCGCTCGCGGAAGGTGTAGATCAGGATGGTGGAGCTGCCGCAGTCGTTGCCGTGCGAGCCCAGCCACATCAGGTGGTTGAGCAAGCGCGTGATCTCGCTGTACATGACGCGGATGTACTGGGCACGGATGGGCACCTCGAGCCCGAGCAGCTTTTCGATCGCCAGACAGTAGGCGTGCTCGTTGCACATCATCGAGACGTAATCGAGCCGGTCCATGTAGGGCAGCGACTGGATGTAGGTCTTGTGCTCGGCCAGTTTTTCGGTGGCGCGGTGCAGCAGCCCGATGTGCGGGTCGGCGCGTTGCACCACCTCGCCGTCGAGCTCGAGCACCAAGCGCAACACACCGTGCGCGGCCGGGTGCTGCGGGCCAAAGTTGAGCGTGTAGTTTTTTATTTCAGCCATGGTTGAATCCGCTGCGGCGGCCTTTAGCGCAAGCCACCGCCGTAATGGTCTTCGCGCACGATGCGCGGTGTGTTTTCGCGCGGTTCGATGGTGATGGGCTCATAAATCACGCGCCGGCGCTCGGGGTCGTAGCGCATTTCCACATGGCCCGAGAGCGGGAAGTCTTTGCGAAACGGGTGCCCGATGAAGCCGTAGTCGGTGAGGATGCGGCGCAGGTCGGGGTGGCCATCGAAGACGATGCCGTAGAGGTCGAAGGCTTCGCGCTCGTACCAGTTGGCCGCCGACCACAGGTGGCTGACGCTGGGCACCTGCGGCCAGTCGTCGTCGGGGCAGCGCACGCGCACGCGCACGCGCTGGTTGAGCGAGACCGACAGCAGGTGCGCCACCACGGCGTAGCGTGGGCCGTCCCAGCTTTGGTCGCGCCAGGCCGAGTAGTCGAGGCCGCAGAGGTCGATGAGCTGCTCGAAGCGGCAGCCGGTGACGTCGCGCAGGGTCTGCATCACGTCGAGGTAATCGGCGGCAGCGACTTCGAGCGTGATTTCGTCGCTAGTGCTTTGCACCACGGTGGCGCGGCCTTGCAGGATCTGGCTCAGGGTCTGCTGCACGGTGGCGGCGGGGCGCTCGCTCCAAGACCCAAGGTGGGGTGGCGCGCCTTTGCTTGCTGGGGTCGTCATGGCTGGTGCCTTGGCCGCGCTCAAACGCGCGCGATGGTTTGGGTGCGGCGGATTTTTTGCTGCAACTGGATGATGCCGTAGATCAGCGCCTCGGCCGTGGGCGGACAGCCCGGCACGTAAACGTCGACCGGCACCACGCGGTCGCAGCCGCGCACCACCGAGTAGCTGTAGTGGTAGTAGCCGCCGCCGTTGGCACAGGAGCCCATGCTCAGCACCCAGCGCGGCTCGGCCATTTGGTCATAGACCTTGCGCAGGGCCGGGGCCATTTTGTTGCACAGGGTGCCGGCCACGATCATCAGGTCCGACTGGCGTGGGCTGGCCCGGAACACCTCGGCGCCAAAGCGCCCGAGGTCGTAACGCGCGGCCGCCGAGTGCATCATTTCGACCGCGCAGCAGGCC
This sequence is a window from Serpentinimonas maccroryi. Protein-coding genes within it:
- the nuoH gene encoding NADH-quinone oxidoreductase subunit NuoH; this translates as MIDALYYGGLNLVAAAWWQQAAWPVIWALIKIMVIVAPLMAAVAYLTLWERRLIGFMQVRLGPNRVGPQGLLQPIADAFKLLTKELITPTAASPGLFWIAPMLAIMPALAAWAVIPFGPEAVLANVNAGLLLLLAITSIEVYGVIIAGWAANSKYAFLGALRASAQMVSYEIAIGFCFLVVVMTAGSLQLGVIVASQQAGMFADMGLNFLSWNWLPLLPIFIVFLISGVAETNRHPFDVVEGEAEIVAGHMVEYSGMRFAIFFLAEYASMWLISILAVLMFLGGWDAPVAALDFIPGWIWLALKTFFVVSLFIWIRATFPRFRYDQIMRLGWKIFIPVTLIWLVVVAVWMQTPWNIWD
- the nuoG gene encoding NADH-quinone oxidoreductase subunit NuoG, with translation MLEIELDGKKVQVPPGSMIMHAAEKVGQTIPHFCYHKKLSIAANCRMCLVEVEKAPKPMPACATPVTQGMIVRTQSEKAIKAQQSVMEFLLINHPLDCPICDQGGECQLQDLAVGYGAGKSRYQEEKRVVHHKEVGPLISMEEMSRCIHCTRCVRFGQEIAGQMELGMSHRGEHAEIETFVGQTVDSELSGNMIDICPVGALTSKPFRYQARTWELSRRKSISPHDSTGANLIVQVKNHRVLRVVPFENEAVNECWLADRDRFSYEALNSDERLTEPMLKQGGQWRTVDWQTALEYVANGLQQIKADHGAAALAAVASPHCTVEELHLATSLLRGLGSSSIDTRLRAACYDHAAPAGEARWLGLPIAELSTLERVLVVGSNLRKDHPLFAQRIRQAQRRGAQVSALVAEAPDWALPLAHTLQAEPGRWALELAGIAAAVAQAQGIEAPCASSEPVSAAARAIAASLLGGERKALLLGNAAAHHEQAPSLLALAQWIAERTGAHWGYLTEAANTVGAQLVQALPGAGGLNATQILSGAAKAVLLLNAEVGLDTAVCGKGLAQAQMVVSLSPFKANLEHCDVLLPIAPFSETSGSYVNAEGRLQSFHAVVRPLGEARPAWKVLRVLGQLLGLPGFEAESSQAVLAQALPGVASGQFVPAARLDNRSQAAIDLTLGSATPCVASIYQLDALVRRSPALQHTADARAALAAARANQTGDRA
- the nuoF gene encoding NADH-quinone oxidoreductase subunit NuoF, coding for MNVNQVLEQFQSRGIETCFHGRHISPQMYAGLDGSNWGLADYEARGGYAALRQILGRDGGPGLTPEEVIAHVKESALRGRGGAGFPTGLKWSFMPRQFPGQKYLVCNSDEGEPGTCKDRDILMYNPHIVIEGMAIAAYAMGTTVGYNYIHGEIFQVYERFEAALEQARAAGYLGERILGTNFSFQLHAHHGFGAYICGEETALLESLEGKKGQPRFKPPFPASFGLYGKPTTINNTETFAAVPWLIRHGGKAYLDCGRPNNGGTKIFSVSGDVEHPGNYEVPMCTPFSTLLELCGGVRKGRRLKAVIPGGSSSPVLPAESMMCCTLDYDSISKAGSMLGSGAVIVLDDSRCMVKALHRLSYFYMHESCGQCTPCREGTGWLYRIVDRIVNGQGRPEDLALLDNVAENIMGRTICALGDAAAMPVRAMLKHYRHEFEHYIEHKTSLVAATV
- the nuoE gene encoding NADH-quinone oxidoreductase subunit NuoE, producing MSSPSPIKPSAPVAPMAFADATLARFAREVAKYPAEQKQSAVMACLAIVQQEQGWVSPAAEEGVADYLGMPVMAVHEVTTFYNMYNQQPLGKFKLNVCTNLPCALRDGVQTLQHLERRLGIQMGQTTPDGLFTLQQSECLGACADAPVLLVNDRHMCSFMSADKLDQLIDGLRAAKEEA
- a CDS encoding NADH-quinone oxidoreductase subunit D — its product is MAEIKNYTLNFGPQHPAAHGVLRLVLELDGEVVQRADPHIGLLHRATEKLAEHKTYIQSLPYMDRLDYVSMMCNEHAYCLAIEKLLGLEVPIRAQYIRVMYSEITRLLNHLMWLGSHGNDCGSSTILIYTFREREDLFDMYEAVSGARMHAAYFRPGGVYRDLPDTMPQHTENKVRNTSGIDKLNRNRKGSLLDFIEDFTQRFPNYLSEYHTLLTDNRIWKQRTVGIGVITPERALNMGLTGPMLRGSGIAWDLRKKQPYDAYAQVDFDVPVGKTGDTYDRYLVRMEEMKQSNRIIQQCVAWLRANPGPVITSNHKVAPPAREAMKSSMEELIHHFKLFTEGFHVPEGEAYAAVEHPKGEFGIYLVSDGANKPYRLKIRAPGFPHLAALDEMARGHMLADAVAIIGTMDIVFGEIDR
- a CDS encoding NADH-quinone oxidoreductase subunit C, producing MTTPASKGAPPHLGSWSERPAATVQQTLSQILQGRATVVQSTSDEITLEVAAADYLDVMQTLRDVTGCRFEQLIDLCGLDYSAWRDQSWDGPRYAVVAHLLSVSLNQRVRVRVRCPDDDWPQVPSVSHLWSAANWYEREAFDLYGIVFDGHPDLRRILTDYGFIGHPFRKDFPLSGHVEMRYDPERRRVIYEPITIEPRENTPRIVREDHYGGGLR
- a CDS encoding NuoB/complex I 20 kDa subunit family protein, translated to MIEGVLKQGFVTTSYDSVVNWAKTGSIWPMTFGLACCAVEMMHSAAARYDLGRFGAEVFRASPRQSDLMIVAGTLCNKMAPALRKVYDQMAEPRWVLSMGSCANGGGYYHYSYSVVRGCDRVVPVDVYVPGCPPTAEALIYGIIQLQQKIRRTQTIARV